One Devosia lacusdianchii genomic window carries:
- a CDS encoding GGDEF domain-containing protein yields the protein MAALAGALNRIWQKRPSLGVVAIVIMVGMIAAIGSEFYYMAQQQSTISRVGEETRAKRVARQALMETNGAVLHALATRTWQVDAAPFVRAMDNALAQPASSFPVEVTLDGVAVQGSVAVNLLVEGWREVVGLIEAGDFEQAQARYEALALLTTLRSVATAFHRELAVIERTYEGLNQGIGRSMTFVLSLQVLAGVVSVLAFLIALRRSNREAKARATAVVASNQTRVQVERLFAMTDMLQSAGDHTDANSVLRATASELLPQFGIALYVFNNSRDRLVLSTDWGDHGIDELPTTVAPSQCWALKRGKPHINEPGDGKLCCEHHSGSAHVLELPMVARGEILGLLQVYAVGEDGIERLNEIWTLATALGDAMSLALSNIMLREKLSNQALRDALTGLYNRRYMEDTLLRFSRLAERENKPLSAIMIDLDHFKRLNDEHGHAMGDAVLRDVASTLIGCLRESDVACRYGGEELIVLLPSCDIEDAAEKAEVIRSRIAALSQTHNVPVSASLGVATIPVTSASPAELVAAADAALYRAKQAGRNQVMLAPRRGARTGKTRQVDAAAEIVKLDAAE from the coding sequence GTGGCAGCTCTGGCCGGTGCATTGAACAGAATTTGGCAAAAGCGGCCATCGCTGGGCGTGGTGGCGATCGTGATCATGGTTGGCATGATCGCGGCGATTGGCTCCGAATTCTATTACATGGCTCAGCAACAATCCACGATCAGCCGGGTGGGCGAGGAGACGCGGGCCAAACGGGTCGCCCGCCAGGCCTTGATGGAAACCAATGGTGCGGTGCTGCACGCGCTGGCAACCAGGACCTGGCAGGTCGACGCGGCACCATTCGTGCGGGCGATGGACAATGCACTCGCGCAACCGGCCAGCAGCTTTCCTGTGGAGGTGACACTCGACGGTGTCGCCGTTCAGGGTAGCGTCGCCGTCAATCTTCTCGTCGAGGGCTGGCGCGAGGTCGTCGGGCTGATCGAGGCCGGCGATTTCGAGCAGGCGCAGGCGCGTTACGAGGCACTGGCCCTGCTGACGACGTTGCGCAGCGTGGCAACCGCGTTTCACCGGGAACTGGCCGTCATCGAGCGGACCTATGAGGGGCTCAATCAGGGCATCGGGCGGTCGATGACCTTCGTGCTGTCCCTGCAGGTGCTGGCGGGGGTGGTGAGTGTGCTCGCTTTTCTCATTGCATTGCGTCGCAGCAACCGTGAGGCCAAGGCCCGAGCCACGGCCGTGGTGGCGTCCAACCAGACGCGGGTGCAGGTCGAGCGCCTGTTCGCCATGACCGATATGCTGCAGAGCGCGGGCGACCACACCGATGCCAATTCCGTACTGCGGGCAACCGCATCCGAGCTGCTGCCGCAATTCGGCATCGCGCTCTACGTCTTCAACAATTCACGCGACCGGCTGGTGCTGTCCACCGATTGGGGCGACCACGGCATAGACGAGCTGCCGACCACGGTGGCGCCGAGCCAGTGCTGGGCGCTCAAGCGCGGCAAGCCGCATATCAATGAGCCTGGCGATGGCAAGCTGTGCTGCGAGCACCATAGCGGCTCGGCGCATGTGCTGGAGCTGCCAATGGTGGCGCGCGGCGAAATTCTGGGCCTGCTGCAGGTCTATGCGGTGGGCGAGGATGGCATCGAGCGCCTGAACGAAATCTGGACGCTGGCAACAGCGCTGGGTGATGCCATGTCGCTGGCCCTGTCCAACATCATGCTGCGCGAAAAGCTCAGCAATCAGGCGCTGCGCGACGCGCTCACCGGTCTCTACAACCGCCGCTACATGGAAGACACGCTGCTCCGGTTCTCCCGCCTGGCTGAGCGCGAGAACAAGCCGCTATCGGCGATCATGATCGATCTCGACCACTTCAAGCGGCTCAATGACGAGCATGGCCATGCCATGGGCGACGCCGTGCTGCGCGATGTGGCGTCGACGCTGATCGGTTGCCTGCGCGAGAGCGACGTCGCCTGCCGCTATGGTGGCGAGGAGCTGATCGTGCTGCTGCCAAGCTGCGATATCGAGGACGCGGCCGAAAAGGCCGAGGTCATCCGCTCCCGGATCGCGGCGCTGTCGCAGACCCACAATGTGCCCGTCTCGGCCTCGCTGGGTGTCGCCACCATTCCGGTGACCTCGGCGTCGCCGGCCGAGCTGGTTGCCGCGGCCGACGCGGCGCTATATCGGGCGAAGCAGGCCGGCCGCAACCAGGTCATGTTGGCGCCCCGGCGTGGGGCGCGGACAGGTAAGACCCGCCAGGTCGACGCCGCTGCCGAAATCGTGAAGCTGGACGCGGCCGAGTAG
- the deoD gene encoding purine-nucleoside phosphorylase: MTPHNHAKAGDYADAVLLPGDPLRAKWIAETFLDDAKLVNSVRNCLGYTGTYKGKRVSVQATGMGQPSLSIYVHELINVYGLKTLIRVGTCGGLNAKVKVRDLILAQAASTDSAIVRDRFGAYNFAPIADFGLLRAAAEKAEAKGMRYHAGNMLSSDIFYHADGFAGYDKLPDHGVIGVEMEAAALYTLAARFGVKALTICTMTDCLITKEEIDANERQTSLKEMVTVALEVAVEA; this comes from the coding sequence ATGACCCCCCATAACCACGCCAAGGCCGGTGACTATGCCGATGCCGTGCTGCTGCCGGGCGACCCGCTGCGCGCCAAGTGGATTGCCGAGACCTTTCTCGACGATGCCAAACTGGTCAATTCGGTGCGCAATTGCCTGGGCTATACCGGCACCTACAAGGGTAAGCGGGTCTCGGTGCAGGCGACGGGCATGGGGCAGCCGTCGCTGTCGATCTATGTGCATGAGCTGATCAATGTCTATGGCCTCAAGACGCTTATCCGCGTAGGCACCTGCGGCGGCCTCAACGCCAAGGTGAAGGTCCGCGACCTGATCCTGGCGCAAGCTGCGTCCACGGACAGCGCCATCGTGCGCGATCGCTTCGGGGCCTATAATTTCGCGCCGATCGCCGATTTCGGGCTGCTGCGTGCGGCCGCCGAAAAGGCCGAGGCCAAGGGCATGCGCTACCATGCCGGCAACATGCTGAGCTCTGATATTTTCTACCATGCCGACGGCTTTGCCGGTTACGACAAGCTGCCCGATCACGGCGTTATCGGCGTCGAGATGGAAGCGGCGGCGCTCTATACGCTGGCGGCGCGGTTCGGCGTCAAGGCGCTGACCATCTGCACCATGACCGATTGCCTCATCACCAAGGAAGAGATCGACGCCAATGAGCGGCAGACCTCGCTCAAGGAAATGGTGACAGTGGCGCTCGAGGTGGCGGTGGAAGCGTAA
- a CDS encoding ArsR/SmtB family transcription factor, which produces MQPSEAQLDHTLIALADPTRRAILKRLAQGEARVTELAAPFTISLNSVSKHIKLLERAELVSRRKAGREYILRFQPEPLRNAREWIERQETYWKSRLQALDDLLTAQDDADRATKQ; this is translated from the coding sequence ATGCAGCCTTCCGAAGCCCAGCTCGATCACACCTTGATCGCCCTCGCCGACCCGACGCGCCGCGCCATTCTCAAGCGCCTGGCACAGGGCGAGGCGCGGGTTACCGAACTGGCGGCCCCCTTCACTATTTCGCTCAACTCGGTCTCAAAGCACATCAAACTGCTTGAGCGCGCCGAGCTGGTCAGCCGTCGCAAGGCCGGTCGCGAATACATCCTGCGCTTCCAACCTGAACCGCTGCGCAATGCCCGTGAATGGATCGAACGTCAGGAAACCTACTGGAAGAGCCGGCTGCAGGCGCTGGACGACCTGCTCACGGCCCAGGACGACGCAGACAGGGCAACCAAGCAATGA
- a CDS encoding SRPBCC family protein — protein MTSVTVTHRFNASVERVFDAWLNPEKVVLWGVTRARIDARIGGRFVFETDYPDGQGGTATAILHGKFFEIVPNRKLVMSWGDNGPDGDNSNAPMVTALFQPEPDSGTTVTVTEENFDPAVSDADAEAAWATVFDALDDVFTNRQDQ, from the coding sequence ATGACCTCCGTCACTGTCACGCACCGCTTCAACGCATCGGTCGAGCGCGTGTTCGACGCCTGGCTCAATCCGGAGAAAGTCGTGCTCTGGGGCGTGACCCGTGCCCGCATCGATGCGCGCATCGGTGGTCGCTTCGTTTTCGAGACCGACTATCCCGATGGCCAGGGCGGCACCGCAACCGCCATCCTCCACGGCAAGTTCTTCGAGATCGTGCCCAACCGGAAGCTGGTAATGAGCTGGGGCGATAACGGGCCCGACGGCGACAATAGCAATGCGCCGATGGTGACGGCCCTGTTTCAGCCCGAGCCGGATAGCGGCACGACCGTCACCGTGACCGAAGAGAACTTCGACCCTGCCGTCAGCGACGCCGATGCCGAGGCCGCCTGGGCCACCGTCTTTGACGCGCTCGACGATGTATTCACCAACCGACAGGACCAGTGA